Genomic segment of Jaculus jaculus isolate mJacJac1 chromosome 6, mJacJac1.mat.Y.cur, whole genome shotgun sequence:
GAGGAACAATCAGAGCTGGTACACACCGTGGTGTTCCAGGGAGCAGCAGGCATAGGGAAAACAATACTGGCCAGGAAGATTATGCTGGACTGGGCATCGGGGACACTCTTCCAAGACAAATTTGACTATTTGTTTTATATCCATTGTCGTGAGGTGAGTCTCGTGACACCAAAGAGTCTGGGGGACTTAATTGTCAGCTGTTGGCCTGACCCAAACCCACCATTGCACAAGATTATGCGTAAGCCCTACAGGATCCTCTTCCTCATGGATGGCTTTGACGAGCTGCAAGGGGCCTTTGATGAGAACATTGGGTCAGTCTGCACCGACTGGCAGAAGGCTGTGCGTGGAGACATTCTACTGAGCAGCCTCATCCGCAAGAAGCTGCTTCCTGAGGCCTCTCTGCTCATCACGACAAGGCCCGTGGCCTTGGAGAAGCTGCAACATCTGCTGGACCACCCTCGCCATGTGGAGATCCTGGGCTTCTCCAAGACCAGAAGGAAGGAGTATTTCTTCAAGTATTTCCCGGATGAACTGCAGGCCAGGGAAGCCTTCAGGCTAATCCAGGAGAACGAGATCCTCTTCACCATGTGCTTCATCCCCCTGGTCTGCTGGATCGTGTGCACCGGCCTGAAGCAGCAGATGGAGACCGGCAAGAGCCTGGCCCAGACCTCTAAGACCACCACTGCCGTGTACGTCTTCTTCCTCTCCAGTCTGTGGCAATCCCGAGGAGGCAGCCAGGAGCACCCCCTCTCTGCTCACCTCCGAGGGCTCTGCTCCTTGGCTGCAGATGGAATCTGGAACCAGAAAATCTTATTTGAGGAGTGTGACCTCAGGAACCATGGCCTGGAGAAGGCAGATGTGTCTGCTTTCCTAAGGATGAATGTGTTCCAGAAGGGAGTGGACTGCGAGAAATTATACAGCTTCATCCACATGACTTTCCAGGAGTTCTTTGCGGCCATGTACTATTtgctggaagaggaggaagaggaggtgatgATGAGGAAGGTGCCAGGGAGTTGTTCAGAGCTTCTGAACCGAGATGTGAAGGTCCTTCTAGAAAACTATGGGAAATTTGAAAAGGGGTATCTGATTTTTGTTGTCCGTTTCCTCTTTGGCCTTATAAACCAGGAAAGGACTTCCTATTTGGAGAAGAAACTAAGTTGCAAGATCTCTCAGCAAGTGAGGCTGGAGCTGCTGAAATGGATTGAGGTGAAAGCCAAGGCGAAGACGCTGCAGAGGCAGCCCAGCCAGCTGGAGCTCTTCTACTGCCTGTACGAGATGCAGGAGGAAGACTTCGTGCGCACTGCCATGGGCCACTTCCCCAAAATTGAGATCAACCTCTCTACCCGGATGGATCATGTGGTTTCTTCTTTCTGTATTGAGAACTGTCAGCGGGTAGAAAAACTTTCCCTGGGGTTTCTCCACAATTCacccaaggaggaggaggagaaggaggaagaggaggaagaaagtccaCATCTGGACGTGGCCCAGTGTGTCCTCTCGGGCCCTCATGTTGCCTGCTCTCACAGGTGAGGCATTCTGACCTCAGGCCGGTGGTAGGATGTGTCTTGTGCTTTTTGCTGCTTGACttgtgtcttcctttctttcttctgtctccaaCCATCTTCCTAAATCCAATCACCAAGCTACATGATAATGCAACCGCTACCCCTTCATTGGTAGAGGGCAACTTTTGGGCAAatgagatgagaaaaaaaaaatacaataaggaACAAGCATTTGGGGGAACCTCAGTTTGGCAAAAGGTATTGGATGGTGTGTGGCATTGCATGCAAATGTTTGTGAACTTTGATTGCTTATAATCCATGTGTAGCTTCTAGAATATTGTCTTATTTCACTCTATGCTGCTGTGATAGAATGCCTGAGACTAGGTAACTTATGAGGAATGAAGATTTACTTATTATAGTTCTGGAGGCTTGCAAAGTCCGAGATCGAATGGCCCACATGTGAATAGGACACATGTGCTGTGTCCTTGTAAAAGGAACAAGGCAATTCCCTGGAGGTTCCCTTTTACAAATCATCGATGCCACTCATACAGTTCCATTCACATGGCCAACTATCTCTCAAAGACCGACCTCCTGATGTCATCGTTTGGGAATAGGATATCAGTTTATGAGTCTTTGGGACAGGTAAGGAGGATCGTTGGGCCATACAAGTGGGGAAGGGtgaaagagaaagggatagaAAAGAAGGTAGACTTGTTCCTTAGAGCCTTAGAGGACAGGAGACTTGACAGGATCACACACCTTTGAGTAAGACTCTGTTGAGAATTGAGGATTCATCTGTTTAGACAGCCATCTTCCCCACAGGCAAGGggcttgctttgttcttcttaGAACTTCCCAAGAAGGCCGTAAGCATGGACATGCAACCTTAGAAGTTCAGGGTCACAAGTCCAACCCTGGATCTGTGCATAGatcacctgctttttttttttttttggaaacagacTCTCATGAggcccaggctatcctcaaactcaatatgtagctgcTGATGGAGGacgatcttgaacttctgatcttcttgcctctgtctcctgagtgttggggttgtattcatgtatcaccatgtctggttttatgCAGAACTGGGAATTGCACCCAGTTCTTGGTGCATAtcaggcaagccctctaccaactgagctccatTCCCAGCCTCCAAGACTTGCATTTTCACAAGAGCTGCAGGGGACACCAATATGAATTCCTGGAGATgatgttaaaaagaagaaatgttaaTGTGGACTGGAGTTCTCCTCTGAGATTCTTTCTATGGGTGCAACGTagccttgggattttttttttttttttttgaggtagggtctcactgtagcccaggctgacctggaattcactatgtagtctcaggctggcctggtctcacagtaatccccctacctttcctccccagtgttgggactaaaggcatgcaccaccactcctggctggccttgggattttttttaaagcattatcaatttttttaaattgacaacttccataattgcaaacaatatcccacggtaattccctccctccctcactttcccctttgaaaatccattctccatcctataccctcctcctctcaatcagtctctcttttattttgatgtcacgatcttttcctcctcttatgatggtcttgtgcaggtagtgtcaggcactgtgggatcatggatatccaggccattttgtgtctggaggagctcaCTGTCAACAgttccacccttcctttggctcttaattctttccgccccctgttctacaatggaccttgagccttggaagatgtgatagagatatttcagtgctgagcactcctctgtcacttcttctcagcaccatggtggcttctgagtcattccagggtcgctgccatctgaaaaaagcttctctaactaaaagtgagggtagcattaaaatatgggtatgaacattaagagaagagcttactgggcagtttggtgagcgtagtatatacttttagctagacaccagcagatgttacacccctaaagTCTCTAATGCAGTTGTTTAGTGTCCAGACCATGGGAAGGACAGTTGACTGATTAGGAGGGACGTTCCCAGGTCAGCTAAAGACTGGTTCTTTGCAGAACTGTTCTGCTTACAGCCCAGCCTGCTTCCTTCCTCAGGGATGATCTTTGAGTCTGTGACCCCTAGGTGGCGCCCATGACCCGACCTTTTGGTTGTTAGGGTTAGAGACCGCCTTTCTTTTCTCACAGTCTTCATTTCCATTTCTAGATTGGCAAACGGCTATCTTACGTCCAGATTCTGCCGGAGTCTCTTCTCAGTTCTAAGCACGAACCCAAATCTTACTGAGCTAGACCTCAGCGACAATTCTCTGGGGGACCCAGGGATGAGGGTGTTGTGTGAGACACTCCAGCATCCTGACTGTAACATTCAGAGGTTGTGGtaagtccgtgtgtgtgtgtgtgtgtgtgtgtgtgtgtgtgtgtgtgtgtgtgtttgagagagggacacacacacactttatatgCTGCCATGCATagcttttaaaattcattcatcTCAGACTTTTTGTTAATACATCCCTCCTGCTCATATCTCCTACCCTGTCACCAGACTTAACCATTCATTACCTTTCCTCATAGTCACTCAGGCAGCCCAAGATCGGGAACCACCACCACTTGCCTGGAAATCGCAGTAAGCTGTCAGCTCACTGGGCAGCGTTCTTGTTTGTACATATCAGTGCTTAAAAGTGCAGatggaaggctgggtgtggtggcgcacgcctttaatctcagcacttggcagacagagataggaagatcactgagagttcaaggccaccctcagactacatagtgaattccaggtcagcctgcgctagagtgagaccccacctcaaacaaacaaaaaaggtgcaGATTGAATGGGTGTTGACTGTTTGGCTTCTTCTGCTTTTGTCCCTCTGCCCCtgacccattcccccccccaccacaaaacTAACCCATTTTCCACACAAAAGATAGAAGATTATttacaaagttctttttttttttttttttttgagacaggggcctgttatgtagcccaggctggcctggaattcttgatcttttgcctcagcctcctgtgtgtgggtgtgtgcaccgTACTGAGCAAGAAGACTCTAGTctcgtgtgtgtgagtgtgtgcaccaTACTGAGCAAGAAGACTCTAGTctcgtgtgtgtgggtgtgtgcaccaCACTGGGCAAGAAGACTCTAGTCATGCCATTCCCTTGTGAAATGCTTTGTCCTTACTTTTTGATAAACTCAGAACTTTAGTTGTTCTGGTAATGACTCTTGCTTCTGTagctttactttttgtttgtttgtttgttttggttttttcgaggtagggtctctagcccaggctgacctggaattcactatgaagtctcagggtggcctcaaactctcgggatcctcctacctctgc
This window contains:
- the Nlrp3 gene encoding NACHT, LRR and PYD domains-containing protein 3, whose translation is MEMASVRCRLAHYLEDLEDVDFKKFKMHLEDYPPEEGFTPLPRGQTEKADHVDLATLMIDFNGEEKAWAMAMWIFAAINRRDLWEKAMRNQPVWDDTRVSNPTVECQEDSIEEEWMGLLAYLSRISMCKKKKDYCQMYRKHVKSRFQCIEDRNARLGESVNLNKRYTQLRLAKEHPNQQEWEHELLAIGRNKMWDSPMSPTKVELLFEHDEEQSELVHTVVFQGAAGIGKTILARKIMLDWASGTLFQDKFDYLFYIHCREVSLVTPKSLGDLIVSCWPDPNPPLHKIMRKPYRILFLMDGFDELQGAFDENIGSVCTDWQKAVRGDILLSSLIRKKLLPEASLLITTRPVALEKLQHLLDHPRHVEILGFSKTRRKEYFFKYFPDELQAREAFRLIQENEILFTMCFIPLVCWIVCTGLKQQMETGKSLAQTSKTTTAVYVFFLSSLWQSRGGSQEHPLSAHLRGLCSLAADGIWNQKILFEECDLRNHGLEKADVSAFLRMNVFQKGVDCEKLYSFIHMTFQEFFAAMYYLLEEEEEEVMMRKVPGSCSELLNRDVKVLLENYGKFEKGYLIFVVRFLFGLINQERTSYLEKKLSCKISQQVRLELLKWIEVKAKAKTLQRQPSQLELFYCLYEMQEEDFVRTAMGHFPKIEINLSTRMDHVVSSFCIENCQRVEKLSLGFLHNSPKEEEEKEEEEEESPHLDVAQCVLSGPHVACSHRLANGYLTSRFCRSLFSVLSTNPNLTELDLSDNSLGDPGMRVLCETLQHPDCNIQRLWLGRCGLTHECCFDISAVLSSNQKLVELDLSDNALGDFGVRLLCMGLKHLVCTVRKLWLVSCCLTSACCQDLASVLSTNCFLTRLYIGENALGDSGVGVLCEKAKHPQCQLQKLGLVNCGLTLLGCSALASALRTNQNLTHLYLRGNALGDQGLKLLCEGLLHPSCKLQMLELDNCSLTAHCCWDLSTILTSNQSLRKLSLGNNDLGDLGVMMLCEVLKQQGCLLQSLQLCEMYFNYETKRALEALQEEKPELTIIFEPAW